From Ipomoea triloba cultivar NCNSP0323 chromosome 5, ASM357664v1, the proteins below share one genomic window:
- the LOC116018681 gene encoding serine/threonine-protein phosphatase 7 long form homolog, whose translation MIRAYRDQLDRVNQQMFVFQPYNELFPQLPDYCTVDQVIWTARVPLIYFYIIEYYYPDRFCRQFSGFQDVPFEVVYSEELHAFDGRSGNFDWANKHAQHLYCWRQRAGFIHPMQVMNNPITSDAYRVWYHTHGKLFIGNPEHRQDQGYVQCGALLNEAMHYIREMHISTREAREDGARALDLVRELHISSREHLENAGYAYYADVPPHLFNDAPVYEPRVQHRRPDLRRHRENMRGQPRRGGRRMRAVN comes from the exons ATGATTCGGGCATATCGCGACCAATTGGATCGCGttaaccaacaaatg TTTGTCTTCCAGCCTTACAATGAATTATTTCCTCAATTGCCTGACTATTGCACGGTCGACCAAGTGATTTGGACAGCTCGAGTGCCTTTGATCTATTTTTATATCATTGAGTACTACTATCCTGACCGGTTCTGCAGGCAATTCAGCGGTTTCCAAGATGTCCCGTTTGAAGTCGTGTACAGTGAGGAATTGCACGCGTTCGACGGGCGATCTGGCAATTTTGATTGGGCTAACAAGCACGCTCAGCATTTGTACTGTTGGAGACAACGGGCAGGTTTCATCCACCCAATGCAAGTGATGAACAATCCCATTACAAGTGATGCATACCGGGTATGGTATCATACCCATGGCAAGCTTTTCATTGGCAACCCTGAACACCGACAAGATCAGGGTTATGTCCAATGTGGTGCCTTGTTAAATGAAGCG ATGCACTACATTCGTGAAATGCATATAAGTACCAGAGAGGCTCGCGAGGATGGAGCGCGAGCTCTTGATCTCGTTCGGGAACTTCACATTAGCTCGCGCGAACATTTAGAGAATGCTGGCTATGCTTACTATGCGGACGTCCCCCCACATTTATTCAATGACGCACCGGTATACGAGCCAAGGGTGCAGCATCGCCGTCCAGATTTACGACGACATCGAGAGAACATGCGGGGTCAACCTAGGCGCGGTGGTAGGCGTATGCGCGCTGTCAACTAG